AGTGGTTTAGTTTTGCCCTCAAGCTAACTTGCTGAAGTTGTTTCCATGTCTGTGCATGCAGCTAAGAACATGTATCCTGCCCTTTTTAATAGGGAAGCTAATTAACATGACTCCTGGACTCTTTTCTTTATTCACCATCCAAAaaaactgtgtatatatacacacacatatgtatgtgCCTGGGAGACATGAGGATGTAAAAGGTGTGGCATTGAACAGGGTTTTGTTTTTGCGCAGTTATATCTCCACAGTGATCCCGCTGAAGTCAGCCGAGGAGCTCCAGAGGCAGCAGGAGATTGTGGTGCTGTTCTGCGAGACTGTGGAGAGGTGAGGACAAGGCAGGACCTTCTATATCTGAGTGTCCCACCCTGGTCTGGGAGAGCCCCATTCCAGCAGCTTTGATAGGTGCCCCATCAATAGTCCACGAGTCAAGACTTTGAAACCTGTAATTCCAATCCATAGAAGTGGGTGAATTCGGTTACTTCAGGATCATTTGGAACAAGTCCCTCAGTGACCAattttcccttaatttttttagaCATTTACAGACATTTTGTGATTTTAGGAAGACCTAAAACCTAACTGGATCGAGGATTATGActtcaaattataaacaaaaacaaaatgaccaTCTATGacacatacaaatcaattccaGTTTTGATAGCTCCTACTTTTCAAACACCTTTGCTTCTAATTCTTCTAAAAACCTTTACAATGACGTTCTAGACTCCGAGTCAGTCTTAAACCATTCCTTTACAACCATTTATTTAATTCCGTCATAGAAGTGAGTTGCTAGCCATAATTTAAGGGAcacattgtaattatatgaatatacattatatattgtgaatgtatatatttccTAGATGTTTATTGGGAGGTTTTACACAGGAAGGTCTTGCCaacagttttataaatatagttAATAGAGGCCATGGACATACAAAATAACATACGGATTTGCATGTGTTGTATTTGATACTACATTTTGAAAACTGctattctgtttttcttttccctgtAATGTGGAGTCCTACTTCATGTTCTTTACATTAGTAGGTGTAAAACAGACAACTAATTTAATTGCCAGAGCTGCATCTGTGTGAAACTGTACGCCAAGAATATAAGGCAGTGACCCTGGTGTGCTGGTTGTTTTCTCCTGTTATAGAGCACTGAAGCTGGGCTACTTAAACCAGGAGTTGATTGACGGCTACGAGCCGCTGGTCATGTTCACAATCCCCAGACTGGCTATTATATGGTGAGATTCTTCATCACTCTGAACTTCCTAACTACAGCGAACACTGCTTTCAGAGCATTGGTGCCGGCGTCTTGTAATTATCCCAAAAGATCAAAGCCCACCCTTTTGTGAGTGggttaattaatatttattaaatccTTAAAAACCTCTTGCCCTCTGCTCTTCTCTCTTTAACTGTCGTTTCAGCAGTTTGGTGATTATTCTTTTTAAATGGTCCACCTATGACCATTCAGTCATCTCGGAGAGAACCTAATTTGTTTAATCTTGTGGTCGCTATATTCACTTCAATTTTTCTTAAGAATCCTAAtgagctttttttaaataatgtcttgaatcatattttaatattcCTTGATGcgataaaatatttgaattggcAAAATCCTAGCATAGCTTGGAGTTCCTCTCAAGATTAGTTAGAAactgtttataatatatatattaaaaaaaaaaaaaatcaaaaaaaaaaaatcgaaggAATCCAGCAGTTAGATTATGTCAAAAGAACTCTTTGTTCAGAGAGAAAAGATGCATTGAAATgagatgtttattttatgtatgcCTCTTGTTCTTTGACagtagaaaatgtttttgaagcACTTGGAATTGAGTATAATTTCCATGTAAATGACAACTCTAGAGTcggaataaaaacatgattgcccagaatataaaatataacagCCTGTGCCTTGTTGtgaagacacaaacacacattatgcCATTTCACTGTTTTTCATCTTCCTCTTCATTTCAGTAtgagatttgtttgtttctttggccAATACTTAAGCATAAAACCCTCAAACGTaccagtttaaataaataactgtagGTAATGCCTACAAATGCTTTACTATAATGTTTTTCCTCCTGCACAAACTGAAACTATAGTATTGAATATCACAACTGAAGATCATTATAGTCATATACTGTAGCATCTTTTATATTGGTGCAGTATTTTGATAAAAGTGCTGAGAGAAATGCACatgtaaatgaaattaaaaagctTTCTCTTTTTGAGGAATACATTAATCTGCCTCCAAAAAGAAGCATAGcaatataataaaaattaaaaaagcataCATAAACCAACCATTTAGTCTTTACAATGCCTGTTGAGTGTTCACATTTAAAACCACAACAAAGTACAGGGGCGGTCCTGTTCACAGCATCATTCTGCTCTGCCTTGAGACTCAAAACACACTGTTACACCTGTGTGCTGTTTCCTGCTGAATTAACTAGTTTTCTCCCCGTGGGTTTGCAATAGCGGCCTGCTGATTTTCCCAGATGGCCCTCTGAACCTCCAGCAGGGACCAGAGGGTATGTCCAGCCTCTTCAGCCCCTTCTACTCCCTACTGCAAAAAATCAGGTAATCGTGGGCCTCGCTATCTCCACATTGTTCATCATTGGACTGTGAACATGCTGCCATTTCCTTTCCACTCCCAGCAGTGAACAACCGCACCCTTTCCATTTAATTTTGCTTCCAATCTTCTCCCTCCTCTTTATACAAGAGCTGGTTTCAAGTTTGGGGATTATTATAGTGTAGAAATAAACTAGTTAGCAAAAAGTCTTCACACGTAACATCAGTTCTTTAGAAGGTCAATACGTATGTTTTTAAGGACGCTTGTTActctaatttatattttatttaaaaatccagTCATATTTTAAGTGCCAGTGGggtgcatttttaaaattgaaaggcaGGACTGAAATCCTTCATCGGCAATGCACTTTTTGTATATTCGCTGTCTACAAAGACTGTGTCCCATTGGAAGGGGTGTTACCCAGCATGCCCTGCAACTCTGCATTGTCCTCCACAGGGATTTGCTTCGCATCCTCACCCAGGAGGAGCTCCACTTCCTGGAGAGGAGCCTGTGTGCGGCGGAGTCCAGCGGCTTCCTGTGCGCGGCGCCCTCGGACGGGGGACGGAGCTCCTTCCCCAGCAGCCTCCCTCCGGTCGACTACGAGCCAGGGTGTGAGGTGCCCGGGCACACGTCATTACAGCCTCCCTCACATGTCTTCCCTGGCCATCCCTGCTTCTCCAGCACCACAGAGAGCCAGTATGGCAACACTGGCATCTGGCCCAGCCATCCCTATTGTCAGGAGGGGGCGGCAGACCACAGACAGCCCCCTGTTTCTCCAGACAAGCCGGACAGTGCTTTCTATGGGGCTGCCTGCTCTCTCCACAGCCCTGCCTTCCAAGAGCAAGGGCAGCCCTGCCAGCTGGTACAAAGCGAACGACAACCACAACATGGACCAGCTTTGGTGCCCAGTTCTGACCTGCAGCCCCACGTCTGTCTGAGCGGACAGGGCTCCGGGGAGCAAGGGAGGTGTGACGCCGATTCCTCTGCTCCGGTCACAGACAGGTTTTATTACTTCCGCTCTCCTGTGGATCGCAGCAGAGCTGGGGCTGGGGCCGGCACCGGCACAGAAggcgaggggagggagaggcGATGGCGGCACAGCGTGATGGCACACAGCTGGTACTCTGGGCAGCCACTTCCCACGGCGCCATCCAGACCAGCCTTCAGAGAAAGACGGTAATGAATGCACTCATCCACATTTGTTAGCAGTGGGGTTCTGGTGGGAATGTAGTGCGAGCTCATGGTCAGAGCCGGGCCGCTGGCGTGATGCTGGTGTTTGAGACTAGTTTAGAGGCGGCAGCAGGAGGCTTTGTGAAGTGGTAGTTACTGCTGAAACATGTTGAAGATGTATGCCTAAATACTGCAAATTAAACCTTTGCAGGAGCTATAGGCCTGGGTATTGacttatgtttattttgaagGTTTGACAGGGTGTCCGAAAATGGCACCGGCACCAGAGGCCCAGTGGACCACGCCACACGCAGGGTGAGGACAGAGCTGCGGGCACGATACAGCAGCAGCGGTGACATGATCCACAGGCTGTTTGTGTGCATCTCAGGTACCTGAAACACAGCTTTCTTACCCAACTCTTCTAGAAAATGTATGTGCCATCTTATGCAGTTGCTATTCTTGTTTTGTGTATCCTGGTAACCAATCAAATCTGCATGTTCTCTTCTCTGCTGCTTAGTTGAAAACTGAACTGTTCCTTTCCTTATACACAATTCAGTGGTTTTCACACGGTTAGAGAGAGATATTGCCTGATGCAGTTGATAGTGTACAACCCTTAACAGCAGTAAAGTGCCTCTTTCTAGTGTTAAGCTGTACCATAGAGTATTTTATGAGAAAGCAGTGTGTATAGAACTCCATGCCTTGCACCcgaattgattgatttaatatgATATAATATGAAGTGCTTGAATTCCCAGAGCTATTCAAGTGCTGAAGTATGAAGCACAGCCCTCAATAGGCCTGAATCATATCTAGGTTTATTAACTACTTGTGGTGAGTGCTTTTTACAGTGTTACTCTCATAAGTGTCATAAGTTCCCCCAGTAGCAAACTGGATATAGGTTTAACAGGAAGATGCACATTCTAAACTGGTTCAGTGAACAAATAGCTTGCATACCAGAGCCACGGCCCAAAATATCAATCGGGATAATCTGCTGAATTAAACTGCTACTGATCGCAAAGGAATTCTTCATAAACGCACTTTATTTGCAGGAGTTGCAGACCAACTACAGACAAACTTTGCCAGTGACATGCGAGCGATCCTGAAGTGCGTGTTTGAGCTCATCATCTCCCGTGACGAGACATGGGACAGAGCCCGGACCAACTGTGAGCACACTTTTGATGCCTCTCTTTGCTTGGCATCTAAACCTCATGGAGGACTTtactacaacaacaaacaaatcctaaTAAACCAAAAGGGCTTGTATTCCTTTTTATGATGCTGCATTGCACTCTGTATCagatacaaaacacaaaaaccacCCAGCTTCCTCTTAgtgatggaaaaaagaaaagggggtggggaggggggcaaAATCGAAACAACTTATGAAATTACAGTTGCTTGTTAATTTTATCGTTTAATCTAGCATAGAATACATTTCTGTGTGCTGCAAGCAAATTTAGATCAAAGGAAGGCCAAATGTCTTGATCTTTGAAGCAATAGGAATTCTTTTTTCTACAGTGCATCTCCAGTTTGGGGGGAAATGTGATTAAAACCTGAGATGCTTAGAAACCGCCTTGCAATTAGACAATGTGCCAGACTCCTCAGTGCCATTTTTGCCCTGAATTAATTTAGCATCCTGGCTCCTCCAGGCTTTGAGAGACTGTAGCCCAGACTGACGGATCTCACAAGCGTGTGTTATTTTCTGTCTGGCAGCGGCTGGAgaggacggagagagagagcaggaggaagACTCGAGTCCTGGGCCGGTGGAATGTGAATTGTGTGAAGACCTGAACACTGGAGTCGCCGATATGGGCAACATAGGAGGTAAAGGATTGAAACTGGGCCATTCTGAGCTAGGCTAAAGGGATGGCTGTCAGATGCACTTATCAGAAATAAACCGACCTATTTTAGATGTTGTTTTCAGGTCACTTGTTTATTAGAAAAGAACACCTGGCCAAAAATGTCAGAGTGCAAGATAATATCAAAACCGTGCcttcatgtatgtgtgtgtgtatataaatactaTATGTAAGACTAGGGTTTTCTAGTCATGATTAATGTTAATAGACTTctttagtcttttttttgtatttgtatggtGTGGTTAAGTAATAAGCATAGGAACAAGGATGTTCACCAGGAGGGGTAGCGATTTGTTTGACTGAGCTGTCCTGGTTCTGTTTGGAAGGGCAAAATTACTGGTGTCCTAATGGAGGCAATCGGAACATTCGGAATCGGAATCTGAAATCGGGAACATTGGTCCAGCTGGATTAGAGGTCCTATCtgctattaaattaaatgtgttataaaatataacatttttctCTTAATGGCTCGGTATTATCTACAAATATATCATGGAGAGCAAAAAGTGAGCAAAAGAAATGCAAGCTGCCTTTATGAATATGCAACTGtgcgttgttgtttttttatatatatatatatggtttggCTAGATCTGTGACCCTAGTAATTCAAGCATTGAGGCCCATGAGATCACACATTATGTAATTATAGACCttcaaaatgtaattggaaTAATTAATAATTGGTTTAATgagattttaaatgaaataactgaatttgtatTAGTGATAAGGTCCATTGCAGTTTCCTACTTGAAAGTAATTTAATACATCTACAATTTCAACACTTAATTCCCTGTTCTATATCTGTACTTCATTATGTTGCTGAATGGCCCATTTCAACTGTAATGGATCAAaatcataatacaaatacactATTTTAGAAGGGTGTGcagaaaacttaaaaatatCTTGACCGTGAGGGAacgttatttttaaaataggtgTGGTGTGGAGAAACAAGCCAATCACAGtgcagcatttccaaacattcctataCCTCATACTTTGTGTATCATTATCATCTTGTTCATAGaattatcagtatttaaaatggTATGCCTCCAGTCACCAGCGACATTTCAGGACACTCCATGCGAGTAGTGCACGTTTCGcaggatgtacatttgttttcaatagtTTCGGTAATAACCAGCATCGAAATATAATGCAGATTGGCTACTGTAGGTCAGTAACAGTGGAACCTGGATCAGTGTATTTTAGATAGAGAGAAAGGGGGTTGATTGTGAGAAATTACATCTTATAcagttttaatttaagtttttgtGGTTCAGCTTCGCAGTCCTCTCACCCAAACTGCACAAGATAACATCTCTTGTATAATAAAAAGATGCTTAAATGCTAGTGGTGCGAGTTTGAcaggatgtacatttgtttttaataaatcgtttttttgcatttaactGCACGATATTAACATCTCTTACACAATAAGAGACGCACTAAATGAGACTTGGTTTAGTGGGATTTCATACAAGGCAGGATATGGGCATATGGTATGATATCTAAGGAAATGTAATCCAACTATCGCCCTGTATTTTAAAACTGGTTCCTAAAAGTGGGTAACCCACATATATGAAGGTGAAAATAGCACAATGTGGACTAAGATATTAAATAAATCCTCAAGGTACTACATACTAAGTAAAGTGTAATTAAAGCAAAATGATTAACTCAATAAAGCCTCAACCAGGCCAACAATAACGCAAAGAATGGCTCTTGGCACTCTTGACAGGTCCACCGGTCTGGGTCCCTGACAGCGCCTGTAACCACTGCACCGCCTGCCAGGCCCCCTTCACCCTCCTGCGCAGACGCCACCACTGTCGAAGCTGTGGCAAGGTAGGAGCCCCTGACGCCACACCCAGGCGAGAGCGAGGCTGAGGGCCTGCAGTCTCTAATAAAGGGGAAATTCACTCAATACTGTAATCCAAAGCTGTATAAcccttctgctttttgtttagttttaaattTGCGCTGtacaaaactttaaaataatgctTTGCAGCCATTTGGGTTGTCCAAATGAGCTAgtagaaacacaaatgcaaactcATGTGTAATTAAAATGGTTAATGGAAGGTTTAACAAGTAAATGACATCACACAGACAATTTGTGCTGCCATAATTGCTTCCAAGTGaaaagtaattttattttttgcaggcTTGCTTTGTATGTAACACTACGTCATAATCTGTAGAAATGTGCTTACTGGCAAATATTGCCAAACCCTACTCCACTCAGCCAGTGTGAATTATTAACTTCTTAAATGAAATGCCCATTCTGTGGGTGaacatgctatttaaaatcCAGCATGCGTCTCTTTATGTTGTGTATGATGGACCTACACTTGGTCCTGTATATAGAATGCTCAGCTagtgattttgaaaataattaagtCTCCTTTCGTTCTCGTTTTCAGATTTTCTGTTCGCGATGTTCCCCCCATGAGGCACCACTCCCTCGCTTTGGTCAGATGAAGCCGGTTCGAGTGTGCAATCACTGTTTCAACTTCCATATTGTTGGAGAAACAACACCGCTTTAATGAAAGCTATAGGAAAATGACTTCATctgggggagagaaaaaaaaaaaaaaacatttttggggATCTGCATAGACACATCTGGACACTCATCCAGACAGACAATGAGAGCTGTGTGTCAGCATTCCCTGAATATCACTTGTTCTGCTCGGTTGCTACTGGCCACTCAAGGCAACTGTTGAAATGCAGAATAACACTTTTGGTAGTATCTCTTCCTGTCATTCACAGAATTCAAATTCCCATGCATTTATTTCCAGAGTGTTGAAAATCTTCAATTTCTCCTTTCTTGACACACatctctgttttatttttaaagtacaaTTCCTAAACCTCCTATAGACAAATTCTTTTACAGGTTTGTTTTCTACTAATCCTGAAACCTGGGTTCTGcaatttgtgtttttcagtcggattggaaagaaaatgtatgtgGCAAATCTGTTTTGATATTTGTCAaattttcctttttgaaattcTGTAATTACGGATTTGTGATCCGCAATGTTTGCGaacccccttttgccaccagtGATGTAATGATGTAATTTATAGTTTAGTCGCACAATTAAAGCATATTTTATTAAAGGATAtcgaaattatatttaaaaaggatgcatgtttgttttcaaatacaaatctaAAACTAAACGTGTGTGATGTACTCTAATGATGGGTGGGATACAGGATCAGTCAATCAAAGCCTGCATATTGACCCTTGGGTGCTATGGACAAAAAACCTATATGTGGGTCACTGAATTAAACATATTTGCAGATATTCAAaacaatgaacaaacaaaatgtatctaacagaaatgtattgtgATTTACCAACAAGCTGTACATCACGGATTATgcttttcaaattaactatcTGTGTACACTTATTAACATGTAATATACAATATGACATGACAGTAATTCCAATAGGATTTACGTGGAGGACACCattttatagttttatattgCCACATAATAGGTCTCAtatcaacttttttttattttcacacaaatacattgaaactgATCAATTTGGTTCAGGTAGATGTAggctatatactatatattcaCTAAAAATGCATCACTCTCCTACCTCCATTTACCCCTTATGTTATCACCATGAACAGGCTGACGAGATCTCTTTCCGATCACGGGTTTTTTGAATTTCAAACATCTGTTTTCCCGCCTGCCTGTATTTTTAAACAGATCTTAAAATGTCACATgtataatgtgtttgtgtgtcacatCCACCAATCCGCTCACAACAACACGGCCAGGCCGGGCGTGTTTATCTGCGCTGCGAATGACAAGCCCTGCACGGCTCGACCAATGGACACCCACGCCGCGTCCATGTTGAGTGTGGCAGAAGTGCAGACGTTTGTTTAGGGTTGTAACAAAGACTTACACACAACAGTGTTTTTCATGTTTAGTATATAATCAAATAATGACAACCATGCAGAATGTATTATAAAAGACGGATATTCTCCATTAGAGGTAATTAGTAAGTCGGCACATTAAGTATTACATTAAAATCTCGCATTAAGATCTACTTGCCCACTGTTCAGTCAACTTTACTCCGTTTTGGCCACCGATAGGTAATTTTCTATATATAATTCCAAGTTTTAAAAGGAAGTTTATGTTACACAAACGACATTGGGTCAGGGAAATTGGTAGCTTTGGTAAAAAATAACGATCCGGTACCAACCAAGCCACAACAAACATGGCGGCTGTGTACGGCCGTCTGAAGTCCGTGTAAATAAGGAGGCTGGTTTCGCAAAACATCAACGTTGCAGAGGGGCGTGAAGCGTGGGGAAGGTGACGTGAACCCGAGACAAGGGAGAGTTAGTGCGGGGCTGTGGAGCAAGCCAGGCGCAATTTACGGATTGTTTGTTCGgtgctttaaaacaaaacaaaactttaaaatggaaatgaatACTTGCAACATCCAGGTCCTGCTGCAAGCGGCCGAATATCTGGACAGGCGAGAACGGGGTGAGTTCCTCCAGCAGCGACTTCTGATCAGCCCTCTCCCTTTAACGTCAATTATGCATTTCAGCTAATATTAATGCATGCCTTTTGCAATCAACACATTGgtattgtgtctgtgttttgcaCATGGCCGTGCATGGTCGGATTGCTCAGCCAAACAACAGGAAATGTCCAGGTGGCGATTGTTTACTGGCACCGGGATGATCTGCACTAGTCGGCTGAGTGACCTAAATACATTGTTATACAATAATACGCAAAGGCGCCAAGCCGTcagttttttgaaaatgtagctGGCAATGGTGGGTCTAGGTAATCCGAGAATGAGGTTTAGAGGTAGTTTTTTTCACCTGCTACGGGTCCCGTATTGtgacattttaaagtaatttacCTCTTGATCACATCCAGGATTTGTGATCGGAACAGCGATCGTGGCGCCAAAACCCGTCAGACTTGCATCGGTGGACGAGCTGTCATTGTTGCCCAGCTTCATTAAACCCACAGAGAATGAAAGTGAATGTCTTGTACACTATTTAAGACTAGGTTAGTGTGTCCAAAACCTATCCGTGCGTTTTAGGATGCTATTGCACTAGACATGAAGATGCTCGATGGTGTCGGCAAGTGTCGCCGGCTGGTGGGGTCTGATCCGGGGGGACAGACAAAGAGATCTTGACCCTTCTTTATTGTTTGCAGAAGCCGAGCATGGATACGCGTCTGTGTTGCCTTTCTACGGCAAAGGGGTTTCTGATAAGAGAAGCAAGCAAAAACCTAAGAAGAACCCAGATAACATCAGGTGAGAGCAAATGAGATGTATAAAAGACGCTTTATGCCATTAAATAATGGTGCTCTGGACATACACTTTGCAAACCATTTCTTAGTGGGGATTGCCTTCCCAAATTGCACGTCGCGTTTCCAGTTTCACTAGGAAAGGGTGTGGTGCAGCCCCTGTTATTGCCATTGCTCCGTCGTGGTGTTTGGTATTGTGACGTGTAAACATGCACATATTGTGTGTACGAGCCTATCGTTGTCAAAGTAACTTTATCCGACCAGTTTAcagatttctttttcttttttactgtTTCCTCCCGTTGTGCATACTGTGAAACCCATTACAGATGTGTGCCGAGTGGTTAAACTGAAATGGTGATGCGTGGGAGTACAGGGTTAAAATGCAAACTATATAAAAAGAGAAATTGcgtttttaccattttaaactGGATCTTGATCAGAGTGCATTcataaggtgtgtgtgtgtataattattatatatatatatatatatatatatatatatatatatatatatatataatcaccgTTAAAAGAAAGTGGAGAATTTCCTAACTAAGAAAAAGCAATATTTCTTACATTTgaaatactgtattttttttaacagaccTTGAAAATAATGTCCGTGAATACCACCTCTTGAAAAATCTTGTATTTGAGCTCAATTAAGTGTGTCAATATATAAACCATACTTTTTGTATGTTTCTAATTAATAAAGGGCTGATAGACCTGGAACTTGAACTTTTTGCATTTTGTCATTCCAGATCCGTTCATAATGAGCTGGAGAAACACAGGTAAAACGTCATTCCTTTGCTCCCACTGCTCAAGTGAAACTCTGacagtgtatttatgtattttatttgtaaacttACTCTACAGGTTATGATCAGGAGTAATGATTTAGCTTTCCCAAGATGACTTTTGAGCCCAATAGTGCCACTGGAGGTCTGTGAGAGAGCCAGACATGAAGACCGGGCGCCTTGATTTTTAACTCCAGGCCAAATGTAGAACAGGAAAGGCAGGTTTCACTCCAGGTATTTTGTAGTAAGCCCCCAGAATGGCTTCCTCTCTTACACAGTGTAACATAGTTGTACTGCAGGTAGCCGCTGTAGATCTCC
This is a stretch of genomic DNA from Amia ocellicauda isolate fAmiCal2 chromosome 11, fAmiCal2.hap1, whole genome shotgun sequence. It encodes these proteins:
- the LOC136762946 gene encoding lateral signaling target protein 2 homolog gives rise to the protein MLSAIMRRWFCRPKKSDRHPLAQFYYADEEVNRVTAELNGVDLRKDPQKYLVLLSQLRMSQDRMLRAIELVMEDCISAQRQSRDYHVKFPDEILHENLGVQLWFAAECLSVGSFLEVREAEGLLLRPLAEQLLQCLEHARLQLREQSLNAPHSYSPELRQALLQYDRVFSQFELSYISTVIPLKSAEELQRQQEIVVLFCETVERALKLGYLNQELIDGYEPLVMFTIPRLAIICGLLIFPDGPLNLQQGPEGMSSLFSPFYSLLQKIRDLLRILTQEELHFLERSLCAAESSGFLCAAPSDGGRSSFPSSLPPVDYEPGCEVPGHTSLQPPSHVFPGHPCFSSTTESQYGNTGIWPSHPYCQEGAADHRQPPVSPDKPDSAFYGAACSLHSPAFQEQGQPCQLVQSERQPQHGPALVPSSDLQPHVCLSGQGSGEQGRCDADSSAPVTDRFYYFRSPVDRSRAGAGAGTGTEGEGRERRWRHSVMAHSWYSGQPLPTAPSRPAFRERRFDRVSENGTGTRGPVDHATRRVRTELRARYSSSGDMIHRLFVCISGVADQLQTNFASDMRAILKCVFELIISRDETWDRARTNSAGEDGEREQEEDSSPGPVECELCEDLNTGVADMGNIGGPPVWVPDSACNHCTACQAPFTLLRRRHHCRSCGKIFCSRCSPHEAPLPRFGQMKPVRVCNHCFNFHIVGETTPL